The Ignavibacteria bacterium genome contains the following window.
TTCCCAAAAATGTAATTCTTAAACAGGATGCAAAAGCTACGGTTGAAATGATGGATTTAATGGGCGGAAAAAAAATTGAAATAAAACCCGGCGAAAGCAATGTACCATTTGATTTTAATAACATTCTTGAAGGAAAACTTTCGACGGATATTCCAGGTGCACTTGCAATGGTTGGAAATGTAGAACAAGATTTGAAATTAATAATATTAGACACGAAGATTCTGCTTGAAAAAATCAATGACCATCTTTCAGATGAAAATACAATGAACTCATTAAAAACTTCAGTCAAAAATTTAGAAGAAATAACTACTAACCTTAATAATTTTTTAGTTAAAAATAATTCGAAAATTGAGAAGACCATTGAAAATATATCCAATCTCACAGAAAAGTCTGACAGGTTCTTATCCGAAAATGCCGATACATTGATTGAAACATTTAAAGAAACAAGAGAATTAATTGCAAATCTCAACAATGTTGTAAATTCTTTAGAGGTTATCATGAAGCAAACTCAATCCAGGGAAAACAACATTGGTAAAATTTTATACGACGAAGAGCTGTATGATA
Protein-coding sequences here:
- a CDS encoding MCE family protein, producing the protein MKENRKTNIKVGITVLIGIFIFLFILGWAKRITIAGDYNVLKMRFNSVSGLELGDHITINGVKMGKVHNIIIDGNSVIVEGYIPKNVILKQDAKATVEMMDLMGGKKIEIKPGESNVPFDFNNILEGKLSTDIPGALAMVGNVEQDLKLIILDTKILLEKINDHLSDENTMNSLKTSVKNLEEITTNLNNFLVKNNSKIEKTIENISNLTEKSDRFLSENADTLIETFKETRELIANLNNVVNSLEVIMKQTQSRENNIGKILYDEELYDKLKQSIIKLDTISNLLLEQLEAKGIKVDAKIRLFK